In the genome of Longimicrobium sp., one region contains:
- a CDS encoding mycofactocin-coupled SDR family oxidoreductase (This oxidoreductase belongs to a branch of the SDR family in which the NAD cofactor is especially deeply buried and is non-exchangeable. Members of this branch occur only in species that product mycofactocin, a small molecule electron carrier derived from the final two residues of the mycofactocin precursor protein, MftA. Mycofactocin is thought to mediate transfers of electrons between such non-exchangeable NAD cofactors from different enzymes acting on different substates, and has been shown to play a role in the metabolism of alcohols and aldehydes in Mycolicibacterium smegmatis and in Mycobacterium tuberculosis.) encodes MGEFSGRVAFVTGAAHGQGRAAALALAKAGASIAAFDVARPLAYPGYGMGTGADLDALVAECEAAGSAALAFAGDVRDDAAITAAVETTVERFGRIDILFNNAGICAYGRAHELTEDEWDAMLGINLKGPWMVARRAIPVMIRQNSGVIINNSSVAGLRGMNRLSHYAASKHGLVGLTKSWAIELAPHGIRVVSLHPTGVNTPMNDGLAELEGKTVEEIAEASAGNLLPVPWIEPEDVAEAVLYLASDRARFVTGSGLVLDAGLLTR; translated from the coding sequence ATGGGTGAGTTCAGCGGCCGCGTGGCGTTCGTCACCGGCGCCGCGCACGGGCAGGGGCGCGCCGCCGCGCTCGCGCTGGCGAAGGCCGGCGCCTCCATCGCCGCGTTCGACGTGGCGCGCCCGCTGGCGTACCCCGGCTACGGGATGGGCACGGGCGCGGACCTGGACGCGCTCGTGGCCGAGTGCGAGGCCGCCGGGAGCGCGGCCCTCGCCTTCGCCGGCGACGTGCGCGACGACGCGGCCATCACCGCCGCGGTGGAGACGACGGTGGAGCGCTTCGGGCGCATCGACATCCTGTTCAACAACGCGGGGATCTGCGCCTACGGCCGCGCCCACGAGCTCACCGAGGACGAGTGGGACGCGATGCTCGGCATCAACCTGAAGGGGCCGTGGATGGTGGCCCGCCGGGCGATCCCGGTGATGATCCGGCAGAATTCCGGCGTCATCATCAACAACTCCTCGGTCGCGGGGCTCAGGGGGATGAACCGGCTGAGCCATTACGCCGCCAGCAAGCACGGCCTGGTCGGATTGACGAAGAGCTGGGCGATCGAGCTTGCGCCGCATGGCATCCGCGTGGTCAGCCTGCACCCCACGGGCGTGAACACGCCGATGAACGACGGCCTGGCCGAGCTGGAGGGGAAGACGGTCGAGGAGATCGCCGAGGCGTCGGCCGGCAACCTCCTCCCCGTCCCCTGGATCGAGCCCGAGGACGTGGCCGAGGCCGTTCTCTACCTGGCCAGCGACCGCGCGCGCTTCGTCACCGGCAGTGGCCTGGTGCTGGATGCCGGCCTGCTGACGCGGTGA